Sequence from the Clostridium botulinum genome:
GTATTAATGCATTTTGTGATATATAGGTCATAAAATCCATAAGTATTCCTCCTATTTATTTTTAATTAAATTTATCTAACTTTTGTAAACCTCTTTTTATTAAATTATATTAATTTTTCATTTAATTATTTTTGTAATCTAAAATTTAGTTCTCTAATATAATATGAAGTCATATTATATTTGTACACCAAAAAAACGAATCAAAATTATAATTAATTTTGATTCGTTTAATAATATAGCATTTATAAAAAAATAAATTAGTCATCACTACATACACAAAAACTATGTTGTAATTCTATATATTCATCCCAACTTAGATTTTTTAGATATTTATCATAATGAACTTCATTACAAAAATAACCCACCTTATTTTCTAAAAGTTCATTATTTAATCCTTTTTTACAATAAAAACAATGTCTTTTCATATTATCACTTCCACTTATAATATATTAGTAAACATACAATATAATTATATATTTACTTATTCATTATATCTTTATCAAATATAGCTTATTATATAACTATATTTAAAATATTTATATAAAAAAAGTCACTAATTTAAATTTCTAAATCTTACGATTAAAGAAAAATAAATTAATGACTTTATTGTAGAATCATCTTAAAACACTTTCTAATTAAGAGTTTTCTAAATGTAATATACTTTTTAACTTAAAGAAAAATTTTAGATTAAAGAATTTAAAAACTCTCTTTTAAAATCATTTTATTTTATATAAAAATATATTGTTAATTAATTTGAGAATGTTTGAGTTCCCATATATTTATTATTATCTTTATCATAAACAACACCTACTCCAACCTTAGTGTAAGAAGGATTCATCATATTTTCTCTATGACCTTGTGAATTCCACCATTGATTGAATAATTCTACTGGATCATATGTATTATATGCAATATTTTCACCAGTTGTATTATATTTATATCCTATTGTTTGTAACCAATTTACCCACTTAGTTCCATCCGGATTTGTGTGGTCAAAGTAATTATATTGAATCATATGATTACTTTTATATCTAGCAACTTGTAATAAAGTATTATCCATAGTTAGTGGTTTTAAACCAGCTTGTACTCTTTTTTCATTCATTAATTGAAGAATTTTATTCTCAGCACTACTTTGTACGCTTATAGAATATTTTTCTGGTAATTTACTTAATCCATTTACATTTACAGAATCGCCACTTGTAGGTGGTAAATTTTCTTCTGTATCTCCAGGTTGCTCCGGTTTAACTGTACCATTATTTCCATTGTTATCAGGCTTAGATGTATTCTCTGATTCATTATTGTCTCCAGGAGTTTCTGGAACTGTTGTATTGCCTGATCCATTGTTATCTCCCGGAACTTCTGGAACTATTGTATCATTTGATCCATTGTTATCTCCCGGAACTTCTGGAACTGTTGTATCATCTGATCCATTGTTGTCTCCTGGAACTTCTGGAACTGTTGTATCATTTGATCCATTGTTGTCTCCTGGAACTTCTGGAACTATTGTATTATCTGACCCATTGTTATCTCCTGGCTTATTAGGTTGTGTTGGACATGTAACCCATCCAAATTGTAAATTACATCCTGGATTATTGTTTGTTGTTTGATTTCCTATTTGTATTTGTCCATTTGAACCTAAACAGAACCAAGTACCATAAACTTTACTCCAACATTGTGTTGTAGCACAGTTATTATTAGTATTATTTTTTCCTGCTGCGGATACCCCTAATGGACTTAGGCTAGTAATTGTTGCTACAGCTACAACCCCTCCTAGTATTCTTCTTAAAAAAGCTTTCTTCATTAGTTTCTCTCCCTCGCTATTTTTTTGATGTACTTATAAATTTCAATATACTGAGTTTTAATTAACTATTTTTCATATATTCAAATTTATTGCAACATCCTTGTGTTCAATACTAACATACCACTGACATTTTTCAACTAACAAAGATACGCTTCAGAATGATTTATCTCCTCTTTATTATAAATTTCTCCAAAAAAGCTAGAGAATACTACTGCATTTTAACTCTAAATATATATTGTACTAAATTTTATGTAAAAATATTTGAAAATTTTGTATTTATTTTCATGCTTTACATATAAGGAAATGGCTATATTACTTATATCATAATAGTAATATAGCCACTGTATTTTTTTCATATATTTTATTTTTTACATGTTAATTTTTTTATTCTTGAGACGCTAATTTTTTATAATTATTATATCTTTCAATAGCATCTTCTTCTGTCTTCTTAAATAATTCTTCTGATAATTCTGGGAACACTTTTGCAAGTGAAGAATATCTAACTTCTCCCATTAAGAATTCTCTAAAGTTTCCTTTTGGTTCTTTTGAATCTAATGAGAATGGATTCTTAACTCCTTTTAACGTAGGATTATATCTATAAAGACTCCAATATCCACATTCAACTGCTTTCTTTTCTTCTTCTTGAGAATTTGACATTCCAATTTTTATTCCATGACTTATACATGGTGCATAAGCAATTATTAATGATGGTCCATCATAATTTTCCGCTTCACATATTGCTTTTAGTGTTTGATTTTTATCTGCACCCATGGCTATTTGTGCGACATATACATAACCATAAGTCATAGCAATCATTCCTAAGTCTTTCTTCTTAGTTCTCTTTCCTGATGCCGCAAATTTAGCTATTGCAGCTGTTGGTGTAGATTTTGATGCTTGACCTCCAGTATTTGAATATATTTCTGTATCAAATATAAATATATTTACATTTTCTCCTGATGCAATAACATGATCAAGACCACCATATCCTATATCATAACTCCAACCGTCTCCACCAAATATCCATTGAGATCTATTAACTAAAAATTCCTTATCCTTTAATATAACTTTTGCAAGTTCATTATTTTCTTTTTCAAGTACTTCTATAACTTTATTGGATCTATCTCTAGTTCCTTCGCCACAATCTTTATGATCTAACCAATCTTTTAATACTTCTTTTGTATTTTCAGATAAGTCAGAATTTAATGCTACTTCAATATTATGTGCTATTCTTTCTCTTATAGCTTTAACGCCTAAGTGCATACCATAACCAAATTCAGCATTATCTTCAAATAATGAGTTTGCCCATGCTGGACCATGCCCTTGTTGATTTTTTGTATAAGCTGTAGCCGGAGCTCCTGAAGCCCAAATTGATGAACACCCTGTAGCATTTGCTATCATCATTCGGTCTCCAAATAATTGAGTTATAAGTTTAGCATATGGTGTTTCTCCACACCCTGCACAAGCTCCTGAATATTCAAGAAGTGGTATTTCAAATTGACTTCCTTTTACAGTATTTTTATTCATAGGATTTTTATTAGTTACTTTTTCAACTGTATAATCCCACACTTCTATTTGATCATGTTGAGACGCTTGTGGTTTCATAATTAATGCTTTTCCTGGTGCTGGACATACTTCAACACAATTTCCACATCCAGTACAATCAAGAGGTGTTACTCCTATTGAATAATATAATTTTTCATCACTCTTTAAAGCTTTTGGCTCAATAAGTTTAATAGATGATGGTGCTTTTGATTTTTCTTCTTCATTTAATAAAAATGGTCTTATTGTAGCATGTGGACAGACATATGAACACTGATTACATTGTATACATTTATCTTGTAACCATTCAGGAACATTTACAGCAATTCCTCGTTTTTCATAGGCTGTAGTTCCAGCCATAAATGTACCATCTTCAAGATTGTGCTTAACAAAAGTAGATACTGGTAAAGAATCTCCTTCTAATCTATTCATTGGATTTACTATTTCTCTTATGAATGCTGGTAAATCCTTACTGAATTCATTCTTTTCATCAATAGAATTTTTCCATCCAGCTGGTATTTCTATTTTTACTACGCCTTCAACACCAGCTTCAATGGCATCATTGTTCATTCTAACTACTTTTTCACCCTTTTTACCATATGAATTCACAACTGCTTCTTTTAAGTATTTAACTGCATCTTCAACTGGTATAATATTAGTTATCTTAAAAAATGCCGCTTGCATTATCATATTTATTCTTCCACCAAGACCAATTTCTTGAGCTATTTTAATAGCA
This genomic interval carries:
- the nifJ gene encoding pyruvate:ferredoxin (flavodoxin) oxidoreductase: MRRTKTMDGNTAAAHISYGFTEVAAIYPITPSSPMAEHVDEWASQGRKNIFGEPVKMVEMQSEAGAAGAMHGSLQAGALTTTYTASQGLLLMIPNMYKIAGEKLPCVMHVSARALATSSLSIFGDHQDVMAARQTGFAMLAETSVQEVMDLSGVAHLAAIKGKIPFVNFFDGFRTSHEIQKIEVIEQDELAKLVDYNAIDEFRKNSLNPNHPVTRGTAQNPDIYFQTREAVNKAYDDVPSIVEEYMSEITKLTGREYHCFDYYGAKDADRIIISMGSVNDVVEETVDYLNNNKQKVGLVKVRLYRPFSVERLLKVIPKSVKKIAVLDRTKEPGAIGEPLYLDVVRCLYGKKDAPIIVGGRFGLGSKDPTPSHIAAVFDNLISDEPKNQFTIGITDDLTNTSLKLHEDINATPEGTTSCKFWGLGSDGTVGANKSAIKIIGDHTDMYAQGYFDYDSKKSGGITVSHLRFGKELIKSRYLIDKADFIACHNQSYVYKYNVLKGLKKNARFLLNTIWDKDELDEKLPASMKKFIAENDIEFYTINAIKIAQEIGLGGRINMIMQAAFFKITNIIPVEDAVKYLKEAVVNSYGKKGEKVVRMNNDAIEAGVEGVVKIEIPAGWKNSIDEKNEFSKDLPAFIREIVNPMNRLEGDSLPVSTFVKHNLEDGTFMAGTTAYEKRGIAVNVPEWLQDKCIQCNQCSYVCPHATIRPFLLNEEEKSKAPSSIKLIEPKALKSDEKLYYSIGVTPLDCTGCGNCVEVCPAPGKALIMKPQASQHDQIEVWDYTVEKVTNKNPMNKNTVKGSQFEIPLLEYSGACAGCGETPYAKLITQLFGDRMMIANATGCSSIWASGAPATAYTKNQQGHGPAWANSLFEDNAEFGYGMHLGVKAIRERIAHNIEVALNSDLSENTKEVLKDWLDHKDCGEGTRDRSNKVIEVLEKENNELAKVILKDKEFLVNRSQWIFGGDGWSYDIGYGGLDHVIASGENVNIFIFDTEIYSNTGGQASKSTPTAAIAKFAASGKRTKKKDLGMIAMTYGYVYVAQIAMGADKNQTLKAICEAENYDGPSLIIAYAPCISHGIKIGMSNSQEEEKKAVECGYWSLYRYNPTLKGVKNPFSLDSKEPKGNFREFLMGEVRYSSLAKVFPELSEELFKKTEEDAIERYNNYKKLASQE
- a CDS encoding CAP domain-containing protein, with protein sequence MKKAFLRRILGGVVAVATITSLSPLGVSAAGKNNTNNNCATTQCWSKVYGTWFCLGSNGQIQIGNQTTNNNPGCNLQFGWVTCPTQPNKPGDNNGSDNTIVPEVPGDNNGSNDTTVPEVPGDNNGSDDTTVPEVPGDNNGSNDTIVPEVPGDNNGSGNTTVPETPGDNNESENTSKPDNNGNNGTVKPEQPGDTEENLPPTSGDSVNVNGLSKLPEKYSISVQSSAENKILQLMNEKRVQAGLKPLTMDNTLLQVARYKSNHMIQYNYFDHTNPDGTKWVNWLQTIGYKYNTTGENIAYNTYDPVELFNQWWNSQGHRENMMNPSYTKVGVGVVYDKDNNKYMGTQTFSN